Genomic DNA from Sphingobium sp. WTD-1:
CGCGCGGTGAAGCGGGCGCGGCGGACATCGCTCGACCGGCGATTGATGCAATAATGGCAATCGAAGATGCAGCTGTTGGTCAGCAATATCTTCAGCAGCGAGATGCAGCGGCCATCGGGCGCATAGGCATGGCAAATGCCCATGCCTTCGGTCGAGCCTATCCCCTTGCCGTCGCGCGAATCCCGCTTGGTCGTGCCGGACGAGGCGCAGGACGCGTCATATTTGGCGGCATCGGCAAGGATTTCTAGCTTTTCACGGGTGGACAGGGCGGACATATGTTCATGTTACGTTCCTGAATCCGGCTTGTCCATAATCCAGATCAGGCCGGTTCCTCGTCCAGCACCTGGCGCACCTTGCCGGCGAGCTGGTCCATGGTGAAGGGCTTGGCCAGGAAGGCGACGCCGGGATCGAGCATGCCGTTATGGACGATGGCGTTGCGGGTATAGCCGGTGGTGTAGAGGACGCGCAGCTCCGGCCGGTCGGCACGGGCGCGGTCGGCCAGGATGCGGCCGTTTATGCCGGGCATGACGATGTCGGTGAAGAGCAGGTCGACCCGCGGTTCGATCGCCAGCATTGCCAGCGCCTGTTCGCCATCGGCGGCCTGGACGATGGTGTAGCCCAGTTCGCGCAGGGAATCGACCGACATGTGGCGCACCCGGTCCTCATCCTCGACCACCAGGATGATCTCGTCCCCCTGGGCACGGGGCAGGTCGAGGGCGATGGCGGGCGCCACCGGATCGGCGACCGGCACGCCATAATGGCGGGGCAGATAGATCTTGATCGTGCTGCCCTGACCGGGTTCGGAATAGATTTTCACATGGCCGTGCGACTGGCGGACAAAGCCGAACACCTGGCTCAGGCCCAGGCCCGTGCCCTTGCCCACGCCCTTGGTGGTGAAGAAGGGATCGAAGGCGCGCTCGACCACGTCGGGCGTCATGCCGGTGCCGCTGTCGGTGACCGACACCAGCACATATTGGCCGGGGATCACCTCCGCATGGGCGGCGGCATAGGCATCGTCGAGATAGGCATTGCCGGTTTCGACCGTCAGCCGGCCGCCATCGGGCATGGCGTCGCGGGCATTGACGCACAGGTTCAGGATCGCCGCTTCCAGCTGGCCGGGATCGATGCTGGCCCGCCACAGGCCGCCGGCCAGCACGCTTTCCACCCGCACCCGCTCGCCGATCGTGCGGCGCAGCATGTCCGACATGCCGCCCACCAGCTTGTTCACGTCGGTCGACTGCGGCGCCAGTGGTTGCTGGCGCGAGAAGGCGAGCAGCCGCGCGGTCAGTTGCGCGGCGCGCTGCGCCCCCTCGGTCGCATTGTCGAGGCCGTTGCTGATGCGCCGATCGATGTCGGCCGGCAGGCGGCGGCGCGCCATGTCGAGCG
This window encodes:
- a CDS encoding CHASE3 domain-containing protein, which translates into the protein MNALRPERSLVVLLLALATVVVAVSGTIWLYRSQQAEIGWVNHTLRVENRLSVILSRVQAAESAQRGYMLTRQDPFLGPFDAFKADWPGEIAQLRDDVRDNPEQVQATDRLGQMLAQRLTLLEGGIELRRRNRPVDPNAFAPGLMSMAGIHAHITAMKARETDLLRLRSIEANRLTFWVTASLSVSAALVIILGLLALRNARRRMIEAVASERALADANARLVSEAEQRTAMEAQVRQLQKMESIGQLTGGIAHDFNNMLAVVIGSLDMARRRLPADIDRRISNGLDNATEGAQRAAQLTARLLAFSRQQPLAPQSTDVNKLVGGMSDMLRRTIGERVRVESVLAGGLWRASIDPGQLEAAILNLCVNARDAMPDGGRLTVETGNAYLDDAYAAAHAEVIPGQYVLVSVTDSGTGMTPDVVERAFDPFFTTKGVGKGTGLGLSQVFGFVRQSHGHVKIYSEPGQGSTIKIYLPRHYGVPVADPVAPAIALDLPRAQGDEIILVVEDEDRVRHMSVDSLRELGYTIVQAADGEQALAMLAIEPRVDLLFTDIVMPGINGRILADRARADRPELRVLYTTGYTRNAIVHNGMLDPGVAFLAKPFTMDQLAGKVRQVLDEEPA